In Streptomyces sp. HUAS ZL42, the DNA window GCCCGCCCCTACCTGGCCCGCCTGGTAGAGGAGACCGGGGAGACGGCGAACATGGCGCTGCTCGACGGCGACGAGATCGTCTACGTCGCACAGGTGCCGTCCAAGCACTCGATGCGCATGTTCACCGAGGTCGGCCGGCGCGTCCTGCCGCACTCCACGGGCGTCGGCAAGGCGCTGCTCGCGGGCTTCCCCGACGACGAGGTGCGCGCCCTGCTGGCCCGCACCGGCATGCCCGCCGCGACGGAGAAGACGATCACCACGCCCGAGGGCTTCCTCGCCGCACTGGAGGACGTGCGGCGCAACGGGTACGCGATCGACGACAACGAGCAGGAGATCGGTGTGCGCTGCCTGGCGGTCTCCGTGCCCGGCTCCCCCACCGCCGCCGCCATCTCCATCTCCGGCCCGGCCGGCCGGGTCACGGAGGTGGCCACGGACAGGATCGTGCCGGTGCTGCAGCAGGTGGCCGTGGAGCTGTCCGACGCGCTCACCACCTCGGCGCCGACGGCCTAGGGGCGACGGCCTGGACGGCCTAGGGGACCCACACGTTCGGTCCGTCACCGGGAGCGGTGGGGGCACGCCGCTCCTAGCCTGTGGGCAAAGGAGACCGACGGCGGAGCGGGGTGCGCACCATGCTGCAGGAGAACAAGCACTGGTCCTCGGGGAGCTGGCAGATCAAAGAGGGAAGTGCCGACGAGTTCGTCGAACGCTGGCGGGAGTTCCTCATCTGGACCAAGGAGGCGAACACGGGCTTCCTCGGGGCTCGGCTGATCCGCAGCCTGAACAGCCCGAACTCCTTCGTGTCCTTCGCTGCCTGGCAGGATCTCGACTCGATGCGCGCCTGGCAGGGTTCACCCGAGTTCGCCGAGCGCTTCAGCGCCTGCCGCGCCCTGTGCGAGGACATGCAGAGCGGCGGCTACGAGCTGGTCGTCACCGTCTGAGCGCCGCGTGCCCGCCACGGCTCAACGGCGCGGCGGCTCCCCGAACAGCTCCACCGCGTGCCGCACGTCCGACAGGCCCCGCGCCAGGGCGCTGACCGAGCCGATGGCGCCGGCGATCAGCAGCAGGGAGCTGCGCAGGCGGGGGATCTCCGGGACCCCGCCCGCGGTCATCGCTGCGAGGGCGGCCAGTTCGTCCTCGGCGATGGCCCGGTCCGGGAACTCCGCGGGATGCGCGGCGAGTTCCCGGCGCAGCCGGGACACGGCCGTCCTCAGCTCCGCCACCCTCGGATCCTCGTCGCTGCCGGTCACTGGCCTCTGCCCCAAGCTCCGCAACACAGCTCTCCCCCCCTGCATGCACCGCCCGCTGTCCCGCCCGACATCCCCGTGGCGTTGGTCGGGCGCCGGGGGGACGCGGGTCAGTAAACGCCACCCGATGCCGGGTGCGCCACTGTGCGGACCGAAATTCAGCCCTTCGAAGCCGTGCGGTCGCCGCCCGGTCAGGTATGCAGGACGTATGACGCAAAGGCAGGACCAGGTCGCCGGGTTGCTCCTCGCGGCGGGCGGGGGGCGACGGCTCGGCGGGCGGCCCAAGGCGCTGCTCGAACACCGGGGGCGTCCGCTGGTGGAGTACGCGGTGGGGGCGCTGCGCGCCGCCGGGTGCACGCGCGTCCATGTGGTCCTGGGGGCCCGCTCCGATGCCGTACGGGAGCGCGCCCGGCTCGACGGCTGCGTGCTCGTGGAGAACCCGCACTGGCAGCAGGGCATGGGCTCCTCCCTGCGGGCCGGGCTCGACTCGCTCACCGGCACGGGGGCCGGAGCCGCGCTCGTGTCGCTGGTCGACCAGCCCGGGATCGGGCCGGCGGCCCTGGCGCGGGTGATCGGCGCGTACCGGGGGGAGACGTCCCTGGCCTCCGCCGCGTACGACGGGCAGCGCGGGCATCCGGTCCTCCTCGGCGCCGCCCACTGGGCCGGCATCGCGGCGGCCGCGACCGGCGACCGGGGGGCGCGCGCCTATCTGAAGGAGCACGAGGAGGCCATCACGCTCGTCGAGTGCGGGGATGTGGCGCGGCCGTACGACATCGACACGGAGGCGGACCTCGTCCACCTTGAGTGAGCGGTACGGCACTGAGCGCCACGTTGGCTCGACTCAGAGAATCTCGACATCAACAAACCATTGAAGTTCCACGATAAGGAAACTACTATCCACTGTTCAGAAGCGCTCGACTGCTCTCCGGGCGCCGACCGCCGTACCCGGGTCGACTGGCACCCGGTGCCTCGCTGAAGGAAGTGACAGCTCATGTCCGCACCAGCGCCGTCCCCGCTGGCCAT includes these proteins:
- a CDS encoding IclR family transcriptional regulator, encoding MPTSSASTTDSAKSAGGGVQSLERAFDLLERMADAGGEVGLSELSASSGLPLPTIHRLMRTLVTCGYVRQQANRRYALGPRLIRLGESASRLLGTWARPYLARLVEETGETANMALLDGDEIVYVAQVPSKHSMRMFTEVGRRVLPHSTGVGKALLAGFPDDEVRALLARTGMPAATEKTITTPEGFLAALEDVRRNGYAIDDNEQEIGVRCLAVSVPGSPTAAAISISGPAGRVTEVATDRIVPVLQQVAVELSDALTTSAPTA
- a CDS encoding antibiotic biosynthesis monooxygenase family protein is translated as MLQENKHWSSGSWQIKEGSADEFVERWREFLIWTKEANTGFLGARLIRSLNSPNSFVSFAAWQDLDSMRAWQGSPEFAERFSACRALCEDMQSGGYELVVTV
- a CDS encoding DUF5955 family protein; the encoded protein is MQGGRAVLRSLGQRPVTGSDEDPRVAELRTAVSRLRRELAAHPAEFPDRAIAEDELAALAAMTAGGVPEIPRLRSSLLLIAGAIGSVSALARGLSDVRHAVELFGEPPRR
- a CDS encoding NTP transferase domain-containing protein, whose protein sequence is MTQRQDQVAGLLLAAGGGRRLGGRPKALLEHRGRPLVEYAVGALRAAGCTRVHVVLGARSDAVRERARLDGCVLVENPHWQQGMGSSLRAGLDSLTGTGAGAALVSLVDQPGIGPAALARVIGAYRGETSLASAAYDGQRGHPVLLGAAHWAGIAAAATGDRGARAYLKEHEEAITLVECGDVARPYDIDTEADLVHLE